The sequence below is a genomic window from Etheostoma cragini isolate CJK2018 chromosome 20, CSU_Ecrag_1.0, whole genome shotgun sequence.
TTATTGTcattatgtatttaaatgtaatttttattattatttaaataccaATTATGGTTAAAAGGTACGTTTTTAGGAGCAGTAAAAACACTTCTGAAATACTACGCTTTTGAATTCCTGTGTAGATCCACGGGGCAGAAAATGAGTTCAACTCCCTCCTGCGGCTGGATCACCCAAACTTGGTGCACTACATGGCTCTGAGCTCCATTGAGAAAGAGGACTGCCTCATGGTTAACCTGCTGGTGGAGCATGTGCCCGGCATCAACTTGACCAAAATCAGCCACATTCCGGTCCCTTTGGATAAACTGTGCCACTACACGGCCCAGCTGCTGGCTGCTCTTGACTACCTTCACTCCAACTCTGTGGTCCACAAACAGCTGGGGGCTTCCAGCGTGCTGCTGGACTCCAAGGGCGACGTCCGACTGACTGATTACAGCTTATCAAAAAGGTTTAATGACATCTGCAAAGAGGACATTTTTGAGCAAGCCCACGTGCGTTTCTCAGAGGATACGATGATGCCCATGAAAACGGGCAAAAAAGGGGATGTGTGGAACTTGGGGCTGATGTTGCTGGCTCTGAGTCAGGGCAAGGAGGTGCAACAGTATCCAGTGACAGTGCCAACCAGCCTGCCTGCTGACTTCCAGGATTTCCTCCACAAGTACGTATGGGTGGATACAACAGCAGCTTCTTAAAGGAGTATACCAGTGTTTTAGCTCATTTACTATAAATCAAGTACTGTATACATGCAGTTATACAGTATACTTGTTGCTGCATTTTCTTAATCGTTGCAGCTCTACACTAAAAGATATATTGCCAAGAAGGTTTTGGGTCTCTATTAGTTGATGTTACCCTGTAGGCATAAAGGGAAACCAGTGACTGCctgtaaaagagaaaaacacgTTCAAAACTCTAAAGCTGAGGGTCATGCCTTGGTTGGCAGTAATGTGAAGCATATGTGATTTGATGTACATCGgctaaaacatgaaaaaaacccTGGTTTGTTCCTTTTAGGTCTAGATGTAGTTATAGTCTGTCTACCTACTTTGCTGGCTGTTTAAAACTGGTTTTCAcataaagttgttttatttagatTATACAGACCTTGTTTTTGATATGACTGCTTTCTTTTGTCAGCAGACCAACAGcacgatggatggatggatagatggatggatggatggatagatagatagatagatagatagaaatgtattgatcacaaaaaatgggaaattattattattgttattagttacagcaacaaacatacatcagtcacacagcatagaatataaatataaaagaaatactaggatacaatgtGGATCAGTACCGTATACTAGACTGTTCCTGTACAGTTGATCTGTCTTTTATGCTGTATGTGTCTTTGTCATAGGTGTGTGTGCCTGAATGATGCTGAACGCTGGACAACCCAGCAGCTTTTAGACCACTCCTTTCTTAAGCCTCCATCGCCTAAAAACCTGCCACGGCACCAGGAGACCAGCCCAGAAGGTGATGTACACGCCCATATACAATGTGTAAATGAGGTTTGAGAAAGTATtagaaacacaatttaaaattcCTTGGAACAAAACCACAAAGTACAACAAGTAGGCTACTATTGAGTCAGCAAACAATTATACAAACAATGAAATTGTAAGAATTTAACTGTGAAATAGTTTAGTCTATATAATATCAAAACGATCTGAAAAATGTGCATCACAAAAAGCTAGACAGCGTCTTTAAATAGCTACAAACAATAGAAAGATATTACATTTCCCAGCAGCACTACATACATTTGAGAAGGTTAAAGCAGAGTAAATGTTTGCTGGATAAAGGACGATATTGATGAATAAATTATAATTGCATTATTAAAATTGTTGCAGACCAATCTTTTGTTTATTGGCAAAGATGAATTGACAAATGTTTTCAGCTTTAGTATTTATTACAGGATTATTGTATTGCAATGTACaggtgtttccatttttttgcatAATAAGTATATACAGTGTAAAGAAAAGCGAGCTGATCTAACCCCCGAATTTGTTAAGTCATaccgttaaaaaaaactcccaacTTCTCCTACAAGGCAATCCAGTagattgtctttattttttattttttgtcatctcAGATCCCGCCGTGGACTTTCCATCATCAGTCATCCCACAGAGCCACATCCTCAACGGTCCATTCAGCTCCGGGGTGCTGAGGCAGTTTTCTCGCTACTTTAATGAGTTTGAGGAACTCCAGCTTCTTGGAAAGGGAGCCTTTGGGGCTGTTATTAAGGCaggttcttttttattattatttttttttttacccggTAGCTTTCTTGGGAGAAGGCATTACAATGGCAAGAAAGCTGGCTTCAATTTCTTTGCGTCCAATTAGTTTCTTCTACTTTCCCTCTCCTGCGTGTCCAGGTCCAGAATAACCTAGACGGCTGCTACTATGCTGTGAAGCGCATCCAGGTCAACCCGGCCAGCAAACAGTTCAGACGGATCAAAGGCGAGGTGACGCTGCTCTCGCGTCTTAACCATGAGAATATCGTCCGCTACTACAATGCGTGGATTGAGCGGCATGCGACACCCTCGGGAGAGGTGCTGAGCAACACCGACAGCTCTGAGCCTTTAAGCACTGCCGACAAGCCTCCTCAATGCAAAGAGCCTCGGCAGAGCCTCAACGAGCTGGGCCTCGCTGACAACGCAGAGGACATCGCACCCCCTCCAGCTCTGTCGAGCTCGGTGGAGTGGTCCACCTCCATCGAGAGATCCTCCAGCGCCAAATGTACCAGACACCAGTcgagtgatgaagatgatgatgacgacgatGACGAAGAAGATGTGTTTGGGGCCTCTTTtttgtaagtttaaaaaaaatattttttagtgGCAAATAATCCAGCAAGACTTTCTCCTGCACAAACTCTTGATACATCACTATTTTTCGTGTGGATTTTAGGCCATCAGACAGTGACTCAAGTAGTGACATTATCTTCGACAATGGCGATGAAAGCACGGACGAGGTTTGAATATTTATTCATTCTCTTATTAGTGTTTGTCATTGTCAGGCATAGTGCAACTAATGGTGTTTCCTCCGACAGGCTGAGCCAAGCAAAATGCCTGTGATCAACACAGCAGAGAGCACAGACTCCGATCGACCCCTCCTAATAGCACATCACTTGTACATACAAGTATGTACAAGCTTCACcttaattcttttttgttttttttcaccaataGAGGTCTCTGCCGCACATCTAATGCATGTTTTCTGTTCCTGACAGATGGAATACTGTGAAAAGAGCACTTTAAGGGACACAATAGATCACGGCCTGCACCAGGACCAGAATCGGTTATGGAGACTCTTCAGAGAAATACTGGACGGACTGGCTTACATCCACGAGCAGGTGTTTAATTTGTGTGCGTTGATGTAACTGTAGCGTCGCTTTGCCAGACATTCCTCTACAGCGctcggaggagggtctggctatgCCACACGGCATTCCAGGATTAGAGAAAaacgtgttgttgtttttttgcatttctttcaaccaatcaaaaTTGTCATGGGCAGCGCTAAGCACTGGGCAGATCCATtgtgccgctgcaaaacagcctcgggaaagaacttgtcctggtggaacatgtgtacgttcaaaagtagttttagtcgagcaacagaaatctcagattggacagatagtctaggtggctgtctggttttaccctgcagagatctgaggagcagttaaccatagtcctcataaatcgacccTGATTTAGAATTCCATTACAAAGAAAACGTAAGGTAAAAGGACATCGGGCCaaaagagtgaaatccagcCTATTTTCCATCGGCAatagagcaatcccggaagtggaatacTGTCAAAATAGACTAATGTGTTTGAGGTTTCACCCTCCTTTAAAGTTAGCTGTGCATTTCTTCAGTACCATAAAAGTTAACAAGAGGAAAGCCATGCTTTCATCACTCATGACCGAGCAGATCTATTAAACGATCATGGTTTCTTTCAGGGCATGATTCACAGGGACTTGAAGCCTGTCAACATCTTCCTTGACTCACAGGACCATGTGAAGATTGGAGACTTTGGCCTGGCGACAGACCATCCTGCTAATGTGGTATGCTTTATTCTTTAATGTGGTATTCGGTTAACAACTTCACCATGCTGACAGGCTGCACTGACTGATTGTGGTGTGGAGTTAATTATGGATTTTGTGTGAAACATTAAGACTGTGTAGTTGTGTTGTATTACTCATCTTAATAGTAGCTTGTTTATTTACTCTTAATATATAACTCCAGtgaagaacatgtttttctggAGATGCTGTTTATCTCTTTCAGGCTGCAGGTAAACTTGAAGTGGAGGAGAGTGGCTCAGCCGTGATGCCCAAACCAGACCCGACAGGTGCAGAGAGTTTGAAAACACTCACAGGGTATAACTCTGTTTTGCCTGATACAACTGTTCTTCCCTGACACTGTGCTGGTTTTGCATCATTCTTCTACAGGTAACATGACAGGCATGGTTGGTACTGCGCTCTACGTCAGTCCCGAGGTTCAAGGAAACACCAAAGCCACCTACAACCAAGTAAGATTTCCGATTCTATTGAAATAAGAAGATATAATTTAAGCTTGTGCAGTTGCTTCAGTGGGAGTCTTGCTTGTTATTGTTACACCACTGAGTTTTTGAGTGTCtgattttcatcttttctttctgtcctcagAAAGTGGACCTGTTTAGCCTGGGCATCATCCTGTTTGAGATGTGCTACCGGCCCATGACCACGGGAGCCGAGCGCATCTCTGTCCTGAGCCAGCTACGTGTGGTACGTTTATCTTCAGGACTGGGAGTGATCCACGCAGGCTCATGGGACTTAAAAACTGGCTTGTTACTAACTACTCGTCTCTTTTAATGCCGCAGGAGCCCATGGTCTTCCCTGAGGACTTCACTGCGTATGAGCAAGGAACACAGGTGAGAAAGCTGTAGCACACCATTTTGACATGACTATTTCTCCTCTGGGTTCCCAGTCTAACAGTAGAATGAATCTCTGTGTCTTGTCTTTGCATCTATCAGAGGAAAGTGATAGAGTGGCTGTTGAAACACGACCCAGCCCTGCGGCCCACAGCCCAGGAGCTGCTAAAGAGTGAACTGCTGCCTCCACCACAGATGGAGGAATCAGAGCTGCATGAGGTGCTGCAGCACACCATGGCCAATATAAACGGCAAGGCTTATCGCAACATGGTGGGCCAGCTGTTTGCCCAGAACACCTCTCCCGTCATGGATTACACCTACGACATAGACCTACACAAGGTATGGCTACTGCTTTGgctgtgttttaattattttttttacatgtggtTGTATTGTACCAGTTATGTGCTGGACATAGCATATGAATTGTTTAAATGTTGGCATTTATTCaaacaatgcatgcatgcaatATGCTCTAAGGACTTCtaaacatatacaaatattaatatacaagatattatatttacaatattttatgCAAGACCAGAGGGAAGGTCATGTGTCTGCCATTTGAAAATTtaggaaatgtgtttaatggtGTCCTTAGAGACATACATGTGTGATTTtgattaaaggtcccatattagGCTCATTCAGGTTAATTTCACATCGTATTTTGGTTTTCTACTAGAGcatttttacatactttaatttaaaaaaaaaactattttgatcaTACTGTATgcctgaatatacctgtattcacgcTCCGAAACTCTTTACGACGTTTTAGCCCCTGTCTAGTATATTTGTGACATTATACTGTATTACCACTGAATGGAATTCCTTATAGCTCATTTAAAGACACAGTTTCTGAAAACAGGCTGTGTGCATCtctctgtggattgagtgttttgatactttcCCAGTATATCACCTAGACCCGCttcataataacaaaaaaagatgcGACTCTTGGTAatcccattttgttttttttacaatacgGGACCGTTACGTATGAAAGGCTTTATGTTGGATATGTGGGGAATTAAGTGTAAAGCTGGGTAAAAAGGCAGTTAATGTACTCTGCAAGTTGTTCCCCTCTCTACCTGAAGATGTCACTAGAGACATTCATATGAGTAGCACTGAGGGGTTCGTGCGGACATTCATAGTCATGTCGGCACCAACCCCTCGGTAGTACTCATCTGGTCTGTGTAACTGACAAGCAGAGGGCCTGTTCATGCTTAATCGATGTCTCCTGATCCCTAACAGAGGCTGTTTGTTTGGTCTCCCTCCAGGGCAGCTTCAGCTTTAAAACTGCCAAATTGCAGCAGCATGTGTATGAAACAATCACCAGGATCTTCAAGAAGCATGGTGAGTACACTACGGTTGTTTGAGGAGTGTGCGTGTGAGTCTTTGTTGACTCTCCACTGTGAACCACTTGGATTTCTGACGTGTTGTTAGCCTGTTTTGGGGACCCCAACATCTTCCCCAGTAAGTGACGGCTAAACAATAAGTGCACTGTTGGACAACGCAGATTCTGTGCAGGTGCTAGTGTTATTTTTATGCACACTGCTGATGATGTCCAGCTGTACTTATTTGTGTATGCTGAGTTGGGATCTGCTCACATGCATCATCTCTTTTATGGTGAGGGTTATGTCATGTCATGCAGATGTTGCAGTAAtacatgttgtttgttttcaggtGCAGTGCGTCTGCAGACGCCGCTGCTCCTCCCCAGAAACCGGAAGTTGTATGATGGCAGCGAGCTGGCCTGCTTCATGGACCACAGCGGAATGCTGGTTACACTGCCCTATGACCTCcgcgtgagagagagacacacacacacacacacacacacacacacacacacacacacacacacacacacacccgcgcACGCTCAGGCGTGCATGTCCGTGCTTGCATACAAACACTAATTATACAACTATTTGCATCAGCATgggcaagcacacacacatagcgtGAGGCTGCAATCAGCAGCCGCCTTTAGATCCTGCTACCTCAGGAAACCCTGAGGACTAAATGGTTGTTTCAAGACTGTGATTGATTACAGCCTGGTTTGCACTGACTTCACTGTCATTATACGTGTGCACCCAATGtctcaactctttttttttttttttttacttcagatGGCGTTTTCAAGATTCGTCGCTCGCAATAATATAACTCATCTGAAGAGGTAAAGTTAAATGATTTAACAAAGCAAGCTGTTAGCTGTACACATTTATATGTTAGTTATTGGTAACGTATAAATCAGCACTGTTTCAtaggaaccttttttttttccttcctatAACGCAAAACAGTTAAGAAAATGGTGACGGTTTTGTGATATGATATcttgtatataaataataaaataagtataATATTAAGTCAAATCACCACAgagtaaaacattttcacatgaaaaCTGACATACATGTTAGGAATAATCAAAGTGTTTCTGTGattctgttattttttctcAAGGTATAGCATCGAACGCGTATTCCGCCCCAGGAAGCTAGATCGCGCGCACCCAAGGGAGCTTCTGGAGTGCGCCTTTGACATCATCACACCCGTTTCTAACACCCTGCTCCCGGATGCAGAGACCATTTACACCATTTATGAAATAGTCCAGGAATTCCCCGTGCTCCAGGTTATAAACATGAACTTCCTGTATTTTAAATGGTCCAGTGAGCTGACAGTTTGTGCTGAGCTGCCCCGTCTTTCACATTCAGAGCAGTCTGACAATGGGCTGGATGCATCTattctatttctttattttcctacGGATGCCATCATCGCA
It includes:
- the eif2ak4 gene encoding eIF-2-alpha kinase GCN2 — encoded protein: MTSQQQTPTAGTDDYTDQQENELEALASIFGDDFQDLRNKYPWKVKRPPEVHLCLRPKGLNNGQECYVTVDLQVKCPSTYPDVPPELELINAKGLSNENLQNLQSEITRLAAARCGEVMIYELADYIQGFLSEHNKPPSSSFHEEMLKNQRRQQEKRAQEEQQKMDQRRKQEEEMEKEIMAEIQRREEEKREEKRRKEIAKQERLESMEQPVPANGSMLGRSPPSPGGATPELIEAKKAAANRRRTASNTRHRRDTINEDNPRSQELLHFHSSTFGELVVHRGKSLGVSERFRRNVYYGFEANSGDFAVIYEWSLRWNQKLGKLFTSQEKGRIENCKKQIHGAENEFNSLLRLDHPNLVHYMALSSIEKEDCLMVNLLVEHVPGINLTKISHIPVPLDKLCHYTAQLLAALDYLHSNSVVHKQLGASSVLLDSKGDVRLTDYSLSKRFNDICKEDIFEQAHVRFSEDTMMPMKTGKKGDVWNLGLMLLALSQGKEVQQYPVTVPTSLPADFQDFLHKCVCLNDAERWTTQQLLDHSFLKPPSPKNLPRHQETSPEDPAVDFPSSVIPQSHILNGPFSSGVLRQFSRYFNEFEELQLLGKGAFGAVIKVQNNLDGCYYAVKRIQVNPASKQFRRIKGEVTLLSRLNHENIVRYYNAWIERHATPSGEVLSNTDSSEPLSTADKPPQCKEPRQSLNELGLADNAEDIAPPPALSSSVEWSTSIERSSSAKCTRHQSSDEDDDDDDDEEDVFGASFLPSDSDSSSDIIFDNGDESTDEAEPSKMPVINTAESTDSDRPLLIAHHLYIQMEYCEKSTLRDTIDHGLHQDQNRLWRLFREILDGLAYIHEQGMIHRDLKPVNIFLDSQDHVKIGDFGLATDHPANVAAGKLEVEESGSAVMPKPDPTGNMTGMVGTALYVSPEVQGNTKATYNQKVDLFSLGIILFEMCYRPMTTGAERISVLSQLRVEPMVFPEDFTAYEQGTQRKVIEWLLKHDPALRPTAQELLKSELLPPPQMEESELHEVLQHTMANINGKAYRNMVGQLFAQNTSPVMDYTYDIDLHKGSFSFKTAKLQQHVYETITRIFKKHGAVRLQTPLLLPRNRKLYDGSELACFMDHSGMLVTLPYDLRMAFSRFVARNNITHLKRYSIERVFRPRKLDRAHPRELLECAFDIITPVSNTLLPDAETIYTIYEIVQEFPVLQERNYNIYLNHTSLLKAILLHCGVPEDKLSQASTILCDAMSEKLTKREVEAKFYNFPLSTNSLQMLFKYIEQKGNLQDLAPLLTSLTKQKTAVTQLAKQGLKDLEELTVLLRRLGVKLQVVVNLGLVYKVQHHSGVIFQFVAFIRKRKRTVPDIVAAGGRYDHLILEFRGPASTVPVPSAVGASVALDKVCAAIANMEEPPSVSSCDALVVPVGHSSMSRAINVVQKLWSTGVSADIAYDVSQSQETLMDHCRLAGINCMALVSDKEGYYVKVKSFEKDRQSEKRIPESDLADHIIQKCRTKFFEERNTREISESMLQNPKGSLLNTTGSSEQHGNTGSMNVNVISPDKVSSSARRRYETQIQTRLQNLGSNLQNKSNDIEVLAVDLQKETLINFLSLEFDSEEQFNSSVKTLLSRLPKQRYLKSICDEIHHFKMIKKVAVVVLYSYKDDYYKILL